A stretch of DNA from Acidobacteriota bacterium:
TGCCACCTGGCGGCCGGGAAGAAGTACTTCGAGCGGGGGGAGTTCGCCCGGTGCTGCCTGCACCTTTACGAGATCATCCAGGCGGAGCCCGACAACCGGGAGGTCAGCCTCATCGTCCTCCAGGCGCTGGTCAAGCTGGGGAGCCACGAGGACGCCCTCGTCCTGCTCAACAGCATGGGGCTCGGGGAAGAGGACCCCGACCCCCAGCTCATGCCCTACCGGATCAGCCTCCTCTTCGAACTCGAGAAAAAGGACGAGTTGATCGGGCTTCTGCACAAGCACTTCATGATCTCCCCCAAGGGGGACGAGATCCTCTTCCAGTACGTCGAACGGGCGATCCAGAAGAAGCGGTACGGCCTGGCCATGGACATGATCGGCATCCTCGACCTGTCCCGCTACCACGAGTACGGCGGGAAGCTGACCGACATCCTCCAGCGGATCCTGGCCGAAGACGAAGGCAACACCCAGGCGCTGCAGAAACTCGCCGAGTTCAAGATGTACGTGGGCGACATCCAGGCCGTCCAGGGACTGTACCCGAAGCTCTACGAGATGTTCGTCCGGCAGAGCGAGAACCGCAAGGCCTACCAGCTCCTGGAGAAGTGGCTCAACCTGGACGAGAGCAACGAGTGGGTCCGGCACGAGATGCGGCGGCTGAAACTGGCGCTCGACGAGGAATCCTACGGGAAGATGGACCTGATCCGGGGAAAACTCGAGGAGATCGGCCTGGAGGACGTCATCCAGATGCTGGAATCCGCCCGAAAGACCGGGATCCTGCGCATCCGCTTCGCCGACCGGGAAGGCCACGTCTATTTCAACGACGGGAACATGTTCCACGCCATCTTCAAGGAGAAGATCGGGCAGCACGCCATCATCGAGCTGAAACGGCTCAAGGGCGGCGACTTCATGTTCGACCCGAAACTCCCCGAAAACCCGCCCGAGACGCTCCGGGGCTCCAACATGGCCATCGTCCTCGAGGCGCTGCGCGTCATCGACGAGGAGGCCATCCGGGAAAAGGACGCCCTGGGGCTCGACGAGATCACCCTCTGAACCCCGTTCCGGCCGGCCGGCCGGCGGGGACCACCCCGTCCGGATCATCCGGAAAGGGAACCACGGAATACACGGGCAGGCATCCGGGGCCGGGGCATGATGTTCACGGCAGCCGCGATTCACCTCAGGATTCTTCTCCGTGCCTCTGTGCCTTTGTGAGAGACCTTCCGGAAGCTTCCTCCCGGAGGCGGGGCGACCCGGTGAAGGTCAGCTTTCGTGCCCCCTGGCCGCATCCCCGGCAACTCGTTTTTCTTTGCGGGCTTGGCGCCTTGGCGAGATCAGGATCCGGATCGGCTCTCGCCAGGGCGCCAAGACCGCAATGAAACCGGACCGTGATCTCGCCAGGGAAGACCGCTATCGCGCCGGCTCGTGTGGCATGCCCCGTCAGCACCGTCCGCCGCGTCGGGGTCGCGCCGCTCCGGCGACCTGCGCGGCGCGATCAAAGCGGCGCTCCGGCAGCCTTCGCGCCGCACTCCGCAAGGAAGGGGGTGGATCGAGGGTTGCGACCGCGATTGCGACCGCGATTGCGACCGCGATTGCGACTGCGACTGCGATTGCGACGGCGATTGCGACTGCGACTGCGATTGCGACGGCGATGCGATAGCGACGGCGATTGCGATACCGATACCGATGAAAATGACTCCGGACCTTCAGCCTTCAGTCTAACAGCCTTCAGCCTAACAACCTTCAGCCTAACAGCCTTCAGCCTAACAGCCTTCAGCCTAAAAGCCTTCAGCCTTACCCGCGCCTACGGCCCGACCTCCACCAGGGTCGTCGCGTCGGGGTCGAGGTGCCGGCGGGCCGCCTCGCGGACCCCCCTCGCAGTGACGGCCCCCACCAGTTCGGGGAACCGGTCGATGTAGTCGAAGCCCAGGCCGTAGACGTGGGCGGCCAGGATGAACGAGGCCACCTGGGAAAGGGTCTCGAACTTGAAGACGAAGCTCCCGGTCAGGTAGTCCTTGGCCGCTTTCAGCTCGTCCTCGGACACCCGGTCGTTCCGGATCGCCCGAATTTCCCTCAGCATCCCCTCGAGGGCCTGGTCCCGCTTGTCCGGCGACGTGCCGATGTAGGCGGTGAAGGTCCCCGGGTCGGGGCCGGCGGAGGAGCAGATCCCCGCCCAGGTGGTGTAGGCGAGCCCCATCTCGTCC
This window harbors:
- a CDS encoding DUF4388 domain-containing protein, whose product is MLFFDRDALMQSAAHCVAKGKLEKAVAKYRKILSRKPDDKEALGLAGDLLIQLGNKKVGFQCLDRAAALYLESGEWAKAITVYNKMLRHDPENETLMTTVADIYQQKEKTREAVEVLLKAAKVKSKTDPSKAIYFLERVTRLAPDNLEALEILADHYDKQKLTGRARDCHLAAGKKYFERGEFARCCLHLYEIIQAEPDNREVSLIVLQALVKLGSHEDALVLLNSMGLGEEDPDPQLMPYRISLLFELEKKDELIGLLHKHFMISPKGDEILFQYVERAIQKKRYGLAMDMIGILDLSRYHEYGGKLTDILQRILAEDEGNTQALQKLAEFKMYVGDIQAVQGLYPKLYEMFVRQSENRKAYQLLEKWLNLDESNEWVRHEMRRLKLALDEESYGKMDLIRGKLEEIGLEDVIQMLESARKTGILRIRFADREGHVYFNDGNMFHAIFKEKIGQHAIIELKRLKGGDFMFDPKLPENPPETLRGSNMAIVLEALRVIDEEAIREKDALGLDEITL